The Puntigrus tetrazona isolate hp1 chromosome 4, ASM1883169v1, whole genome shotgun sequence genome includes a window with the following:
- the LOC122342295 gene encoding NACHT, LRR and PYD domains-containing protein 3-like, producing MASVKKLLLDQLMELAEDELKNFHWHLVNFYQKCISKSELENADRCDTVDKMVMCFGPEEAVKVMVDVLRKINQNDLAEQLQNEHKQAQTEDNMKTSVPVRELQNVLKTHKNNMKMKTKYIFEGNKETDTDLKAVYTDLFITEGDMKDVNQEHEILKIDDAFKSKKTLNKPIKCNDIFTELRKNNELKIVLTKGVAGIGKTVFVHKFILDWVEGESNQDIDCVFLLPFREINVIKEREVSLHEFLLKFNPELMFLEKSKLYTEYKLVFIFDGLDESRLPLNFESDTLNTVEERSSVDVLFTSLVKGKLLPSALVWVTSRPAAANQIPPQYVGLFTEVQGFTDLQKE from the exons ATGGCGTCTGTTAAAAAGCTGCTCTTGGACCAACTGATGGAGCTGGCAGAAGATGAACTGAAGAATTTTCATTGGCATTTAGTGAATTTTTATCAAAAGTGCATATCAAAGTCTGAATTGGAAAATGCAGATAGATGTGACACAGTAGATAAGATGGTGATGTGTTTTGGACCAGAAGAAGCTGTAAAGGTCATGGTAGACGTCCTGAGAAAGATAAACCAAAATGATCTGGCTGAACAGTTGCAGAATGAACACAAGCaag CTCAGACTGAGGACAATATGAAGACATCTGTCCCTGTTAGAG agctacaaaatgtcttgaaaactcacaaaaacaacatgaagatgaagacaaaatacatttttgagggCAACAAAGAAACTGACACAGATCTGAAAGCTGTTTACACAGatctgttcatcacagaggGAGATATGAAAGATGTAAATCAGGAACATGAGATTCTGAAGATTGATGATGCTTTCAAgagcaaaaaaacactgaacaaaccaatcaaatgcaatgatatatttactgaactGAGGAAAAACAATGAGTTAAAGATTGTGTTGACCAAAGGAGTCGCTGGCATTGGGAAAACTGTGTTTGTGcacaagttcatcctggactgggtAGAAGGAGAATCTAATCAGGATATAGACTGTGTGTTCCTgcttccattcagagagatCAATGTGATTAAAGAAAGAGAGGTCAGTCTCCATGAGTTTCTGCTGAAATTTAATCCTGAATTGATGTTCCTGGAGAAATCAAAGttatatacagaatataaacttgtgtttatttttgatggacttgatgagAGTCGACTGCCTTTGAATTTTGAAAGTGATACATTGAACACTGTTGAGGAAAGATCATCTGTAGATGTGCTGTTTACAAGTCTGGTCAAAGGTAAACTGCTTCCATCAGCTCTTGTCTGGGTCACATCACGACcggcagcagccaatcagatccctccTCAGTATGTAGGATTGTTCACAGAAGTGCAAGGATTCACTGACCTACAGAAGGAGTGA
- the LOC122343031 gene encoding NACHT, LRR and PYD domains-containing protein 3-like, producing the protein MCHIPVFCWITATVLQDILTENNEENISTTLTEMYIHFLRIQMNMKSQKYGKQQDGECSEHLLLNREMILKLAKLAFEQLKQENIVFYEKDLKACGIDVSKDAEFTGMIAQIFKKEVGLYKRKVFCFVHLSVQEFLAAVHVFTCYLKKNKQELMFFFENSQTKVIQNLTFPFRKVKWHDLTERAIEKAMQSKRGHLDLFLRFLMGISLESSQNLLKGLITHTKDTTESIRNLSAHIKELQQQDISDETSVNLFYCLLELKDHSLYEEIQSYLSSNEHPGRDLSSSMCTVLTYILLMSEKVLDEFNPKRFTSEQSDCRRLIPAVRCCRNALFESCGFDETCCETLSSALQSSNHLTELDLSNNDLQDSGVKLLSDGLKSSHCRLKIMRLSGCMVTEEGCGYVSSALTSNPSHLRELDLSYNHPGDSGVKLLSEKLEDPNCSLNKLKYVMQERFLGFIV; encoded by the exons atgtgccacattcctgtgttctgctggatcacagccacagtacttcaggatattctcactgagaacaatgaagagaacatcagcacaacactcactgaaatgtacattcacttcctgAGGATACAGATGAACATGAAGAGTCAGAAATATGGCAAACAACAAGACGGAGAATGTTCAGAGCACTTACTTTTAAATAGAGAGATGATTCTGAAGTTAGCCAAGCTAGCGTTTGAACAGCTGAAGcaggaaaacattgtgttctatGAGAAAGATCTGAAAGCATGTGGTATTGATGTGAGTAAAGATGCTGAGTTCACAGGAATGATCGCTCAGATCTTTAAGAAGGAAGTTGGACTTTATAAGAGAAAGGTCTTCTGCTTTGTGCATCTGAGCGTTCAAGAGTTCCTCGCTGCAGTGCATGTGTTCACCtgttacctgaaaaaaaacaagcaagagcttatgtttttctttgagaATTCACAAACTAAAGTCATACAAAATCTTACATTTCCTTTTAGAAAGGTCAAATGGCATGACTTAACAGAGAGAGCCATTGAAAAAGCAATGCAGAGTAAGAGAGGGCATCTGGACCTTTTCCTGCGGTTTCTGATGGGAATTTCACTGGAATCCAGTCAAAATTTGCTCAAaggcctgatcacacacacCAAAGACACCACAGAGAGCATCAGAAATCTAAGTGCACACATTAAAGAATTACAACAACAGGACATCTCAGATGAAACTTCAGTCAACCTGTTCTACTGCTTACTTGAGCTCAAAGATCATTCATTATATGAGGAAATACAGAGTTACctcagttcaaatgaacatccaGGAAGAGATCTCTCGTCTTCAATGTGCACAGTGCTGACCTACATACTACTGATGTCAGAGAAGGTGCTGGATGAGTTCAACCCAAAGAGGTTCACATCAGAACAATCAGATTGCAGGAGACTCATTCCAGCtgtgagatgctgcagaaacgctct ATTTGAAAGCTgtggttttgatgaaacatgctgtgaaactctttcttctgctctacaatcatcaaaccatctgacagagctggacctgagtaacaatgatctgcaggattcaggagtgaagctgctttctgatggactgaagagttcaCACTGTAGACTGAAGATAATGAG gtTGTCAGGCTGcatggtgacagaggaaggctgtggttatgtgtcttcagctctgacttcaaacccctcacacctgagagagctggatctgagctacaatcatcctggagattcaggagtgaagctgctctctgaaaaactggaggatccaaactgctcactaaataaactcaagtatgttATGCAGGAGAGGTTTTTGGGGTTTATTGTTTAA